Genomic window (Campylobacter magnus):
CCTGCCAAAAAACACTAGCTTTGTTTATTATGCCGACCATGACAATGTCCCTTATGGAAATAAAAGCAGTGGAGAGATAAAAAACTTATTATTTCATGCTTTGCGCTTTTTAAAGCTAGAAGGCTGTGATGCTATAGTAATAGCTTGTAACACCGCTAGTAGCGTGGCTAATAAAGAGTTTCGTGCTAGTTTTGGCGTGCCGATAATAGCGATGGAACCAGCCATAAAACCAGCCATCGTAAACTACCCTGAATCTAGAATTCTCATTACCGCCACGCAAGCAACGATAATAGGTGAAAAGCTAAAAAATCTGCTTGATAGCCTAAATGCTAAAAACTGCGATTTGATGGCTTTGCCAAGACTTGTTTCTTATGCTCAAGCAGGAGATTTTCGCTCGGCTGGAGGATATCTTTCTACCATAGGGCTATATAAATATGATGTCGTGGTGCTAGGGTGTACGCATTTTAACTACTTTAAAAAAGAGATGAAATTAGCAAATCTAGGGCTTGATTTTGTTGATGGCAACTTTGGCACTATCCGCCACCTAGCGCACACTATTGGTGTAGATCTAGGCAAAAACAAAGCAGATATAGCAGAGCTTATGAAAAAAACTAAGTTTTTCATCTCAAATCTAGAAATCACGCCTAGCGAAATTCCGCTATTTGAAAAGTGCCTAGCTCGCGCTAAAATGAGCAGGTCAATTAAATAAGAATTCTAGAATTTCTAGAAATTTTGCTATAATTTTGGCAATTTAGGCTTGGGTCCAAGCATTTTTAAAAATGGATAAAAATATGAAATCACTAATTTATTTAAACGAGCTAAGGGCTGGTTCTGGCGAGGTTGGAGAGGCACTGCTAGCAAAGTTTTTGCTAGCTTTTTTGCAAGCTGAAAATAAGCCTGAGTATATAATCTGCGTAAATGAAGCCGTGCGACTAAGCACTGAGCGAGGCAGAGTGGGATATGCTGCGCTAAAAGAGCTAGAACATGCAGGGCTAAAGGTGCTAAGCTGTGGAACTTGCTTAGAGGCTTACAAACTAACTGATAAACTAAGCATAGGTGTTATCTCAAACGCTGTAGAAATCGCAAATTTGCTAAGCTCGCATAAGCAAATAACGCTATGAAATACCAAAATAAAGAGCTGATGAAATACGCGCGCTGCGCTGGCTGAGCTGCTAAGATAGGTCCGGGGGATCTAAACAATATGTTAGCAGAGCTCAGCTTGACTGATGAGCGTGTGATTAGCGGCGCGAATACTAGCGAGGATGCTGGAGTTTTCGTGCTTGATGAGAGTAGGGCACTAGTGCAGACCTTAGATTTTATCACGCCTATTGTAGATGATCCATTTATCTTTGGGGCTATTGCGGCCGCAAATTCTCTAAGCGATGTTTTTGCTATGGGCGGCGAGGCGCTTAGTGCTATGAATATCATTAGCTTTGATG
Coding sequences:
- the murI gene encoding glutamate racemase — protein: MSKGFKIGFFDSGVGGLNVLYEAFLCLPKNTSFVYYADHDNVPYGNKSSGEIKNLLFHALRFLKLEGCDAIVIACNTASSVANKEFRASFGVPIIAMEPAIKPAIVNYPESRILITATQATIIGEKLKNLLDSLNAKNCDLMALPRLVSYAQAGDFRSAGGYLSTIGLYKYDVVVLGCTHFNYFKKEMKLANLGLDFVDGNFGTIRHLAHTIGVDLGKNKADIAELMKKTKFFISNLEITPSEIPLFEKCLARAKMSRSIK